In bacterium, the following are encoded in one genomic region:
- a CDS encoding glycosyltransferase family 1 protein, with protein sequence MHIALDGSDLSSTKFDGTTVYVRELLPRLARLLHTAGHKVTVFSHSPIAPEVFGDTAEINVTRGRRFWTQTVLSRALFRVKPDLLFLPIQTVPLYRPSNLKVVATIHDLDFLAYPKMYEWKNRLLLRWFSRVVVRNATKLIAVSEYSRKEIMKFYGRSQNDISVVYHGFDRKNFRPPVSMEEKAMALNNIQRKYAIPGNTVLFVGAMQPRKNINRLIDAFELYKASGDKVNLVLVSGNGWREKEIMKRIQNSSMLKDIHVLRKVPYRDLTALYWNASVSVLVSIAEGFGLPVLEAMACGAPVLTSNTTALAEIAHGAALLVEPKDGNATAKGLEKILTDSQTKKRLIEAGFDRVISFSWDKCAQETAVVIEKALEMV encoded by the coding sequence GTGCATATCGCTCTAGACGGTTCAGACCTTTCAAGTACCAAATTCGACGGCACTACTGTTTATGTGCGAGAGCTTTTGCCGCGGTTGGCGCGTTTGTTGCATACGGCTGGTCACAAGGTGACAGTTTTTTCGCATTCGCCAATCGCACCCGAAGTTTTTGGTGATACAGCGGAAATTAATGTCACGCGCGGGCGGCGTTTTTGGACGCAGACAGTGCTTTCGCGCGCGCTTTTTCGTGTAAAACCGGATTTACTTTTTTTGCCGATCCAAACAGTCCCATTGTACCGACCGTCAAACCTGAAAGTAGTTGCGACAATTCATGACCTGGATTTCTTGGCATATCCAAAAATGTACGAATGGAAAAATCGTCTTTTATTGCGCTGGTTTTCGCGTGTTGTTGTCAGAAATGCCACGAAGCTTATTGCTGTTTCGGAATATTCGCGAAAGGAAATTATGAAATTTTATGGACGCAGTCAGAACGATATTTCTGTTGTTTACCACGGATTCGATCGAAAGAATTTTCGGCCACCGGTTTCAATGGAAGAAAAAGCGATGGCGCTAAATAATATTCAAAGAAAATATGCCATCCCCGGCAACACTGTTTTATTTGTGGGTGCGATGCAACCACGGAAAAATATTAACCGCTTAATAGACGCCTTCGAGCTGTATAAGGCGAGCGGTGACAAAGTAAATCTGGTTCTGGTTAGTGGCAATGGTTGGCGTGAAAAAGAAATTATGAAACGGATTCAAAATTCATCGATGTTAAAAGATATTCACGTGTTAAGAAAGGTGCCATATCGCGACTTAACGGCGTTGTATTGGAATGCCTCGGTTTCGGTGCTGGTGAGTATTGCCGAAGGTTTTGGTTTGCCGGTGCTGGAAGCAATGGCGTGCGGTGCGCCCGTGCTTACGTCAAACACGACAGCTTTGGCTGAAATTGCGCATGGTGCCGCGCTGTTGGTTGAACCGAAAGATGGTAACGCAACCGCGAAGGGTTTGGAAAAAATCCTTACCGATTCACAAACAAAGAAGCGTCTTATTGAGGCTGGTTTTGATAGGGTGATTAGTTTTTCTTGGGACAAGTGTGCTCAAGAAACAGCGGTTGTTATTGAAAAAGCGCTCGAAATGGTATAG
- a CDS encoding glycosyltransferase family 2 protein, with protein sequence MNASIIIVNWNTGPMLRECLDSLPGAFSNNEEYEVFVIDNASVDQSVAIAEGSPQKIQLFKVKKNLGFAKANNIGIRQSKGDYVILLNPDTVATEGCFTKLIAFLQEKPKVAAVGPRLLNADLSWQPSCRSFPSVGVLAAMFLKLPHFFPNMVGYRKYLMKDFTYESETVVDQIMGACMVIPRDMLDRIGLLDEKYWIWFEEVDWCRRAKELGLEIWFAPVSEIVHYGGVSFKQAFVPVRKEWRFMRSALRYVRKHIGIRHWLLLCLIAPLGLIIDSLTMIVWLKPSAKNSTK encoded by the coding sequence ATGAACGCATCAATAATTATCGTAAATTGGAATACCGGACCAATGTTGCGGGAATGTTTAGATTCGTTGCCTGGCGCGTTTTCAAATAATGAAGAATATGAAGTATTTGTCATTGATAACGCTTCAGTCGATCAAAGTGTCGCCATCGCCGAGGGGAGTCCGCAAAAAATTCAACTATTTAAAGTGAAAAAAAATCTGGGGTTTGCGAAAGCAAATAATATCGGAATTCGTCAATCAAAAGGGGATTACGTTATTCTTTTGAATCCGGATACAGTGGCGACGGAAGGGTGTTTTACCAAATTGATCGCGTTTCTGCAAGAAAAACCTAAAGTAGCGGCGGTTGGTCCAAGACTACTTAATGCAGACTTGTCTTGGCAACCTTCGTGTCGGAGTTTTCCGAGTGTTGGGGTGCTTGCGGCAATGTTTTTGAAACTTCCTCATTTTTTTCCAAATATGGTTGGTTATCGAAAATATCTGATGAAAGATTTTACATACGAATCGGAGACAGTAGTTGATCAAATTATGGGAGCATGTATGGTTATTCCTCGAGATATGCTGGATCGGATTGGTTTGTTGGATGAAAAATATTGGATTTGGTTTGAAGAAGTTGATTGGTGCCGGCGCGCCAAAGAGTTGGGATTAGAGATATGGTTTGCACCTGTTTCGGAAATCGTTCATTATGGCGGGGTATCATTTAAACAGGCATTCGTCCCGGTTCGGAAAGAATGGCGGTTTATGCGCTCGGCCTTGCGTTATGTACGAAAGCATATTGGAATCAGGCATTGGCTATTACTTTGCTTGATTGCTCCGTTGGGTTTGATTATTGACTCACTAACAATGATTGTATGGCTCAAGCCGTCGGCAAAAAATTCAACAAAGTAG